In one Solanum lycopersicum chromosome 11, SLM_r2.1 genomic region, the following are encoded:
- the LOC101258811 gene encoding F-box/FBD/LRR-repeat protein At1g13570 — protein sequence MNQDETRCVIEGDSEDRISGLPKNVIDHILEFIPVKDAARTSILSRKWRYIWATFPELVLDNGFRQNFIGKLKSDFTEAVNCILLLHMGDIVKFVLDTKGVFTAKSSYAIIDRWILYVTRNGVKMLTLRTSNDDTYTLPLSIFNCSTLTYLELSNCVFKPPNPFIGFQNLIALHLKGTTFVPATSFCVIKAPLLAKLDLILCRGTQYLNIVSPGLKFLVFRDSHSYLVLDCFMNCKNITLLKLEFNGVVDDRTNDKRSTLEKLLVSSPALEVLRLDSFFVELLSARIVPNLQPSTLSCLWHLHLGVDFSKMCHISYVLQLIKSSPNLRKLHISVHATSDDAEAILKYLDTPSCLEQPLDKLEHVAINCFSSSKAELLFVKLLLSRSPSLLKMCIDQLADIDIDIALELMRFPRASPRAELFYSRYKDNSVI from the exons ATGAATCAAG ATGAAACAAGATGTGTCATTGAAGGTGATAGTGAAGATAGAATCAGTGGTTTACCAAAAAATGTTATTGATCATATCCTTGAGTTCATACCAGTTAAAGATGCAGCAAGAACTAGTATTTTGTCTCGAAAGTGGAGATATATTTGGGCGACTTTTCCAGAGCTGGTGCTGGATAACGGCTTCCGTCAAAATTTTATAGGAAAGCTCAAATCCGACTTCACAGAAGCGGTAAATTGTATTCTGTTACTGCATATGGGGGACATTGTGAAGTTTGTTCTTGACACGAAAGGAGTTTTTACTGCAAAATCTTCATATGCAATTATCGATAGATGGATTCTTTATGTCACTAGAAATGGAGTCAAGATGCTAACTCTTCGCACTTCAAATGATGATACCTATACTCTGCCCttatctatttttaattgttcAACCTTGACATATTTGGAACTTTCTAACTGTGTCTTCAAACCACCCAATCCCTTTATTGGTTTTCAGAATCTTATTGCCCTTCATCTCAAAGGGACAACCTTTGTGCCAGCCACATCGTTTTGTGTTATCAAGGCTCCCCTTCTTGCCAAATTGGATTTGATCTTGTGTCGTGGTACGCAATACCTAAACATTGTTTCACCAGGACTGAAGTTCCTGGTCTTTCGTGATAGTCACTCATATCTCGTGCTAGATTGCTTTATGAACTGCAAGAATATAACACTGTTAAAGCTTGAATTTAACGGAGTGGTTGATGATCGAACAAATGATAAAAGATCAACTTTGGAGAAGCTTCTTGTTAGCTCTCCTGCACTTGAGGTACTCCGTTTAGATTCATTCTTTGTTGAG CTTTTGAGTGCACGCATTGTTCCGAATTTGCAGCCTTCTACACTCAGCTGCTTGTGGCATCTACATTTAGGTGTAGACTTCAGCAAAATGTGTCACATTTCTTATGTCCTGCAGTTAATTAAGAGTTCCCCCAATTTGAGGAAACTCCATATTTcg GTCCATGCTACCAGTGACGATGCCGAAGCAATCTTGAAGTATCTTGATACACCATCCTGCCTGGAACAACCACTCGACAAGCTAGAGCACGTTGCCATCAACTGTTTTAGTAGTTCAAAAGCTGAACTGCTTTTTGTAAAGCTATTGCTTTCTCGCAGTCCATCTCTTTTAAAGATGTGCATTGACCAGCTTGCAGATATAGACATTGATATTGCCTTAGAATTGATGCGTTTCCCCAGGGCATCTCCAAGAGCAGAGCTATTCTATTCTCGATACAAGGATAACTCTGTGATTTGA
- the GAI gene encoding DELLA protein GAI — translation MKRDRDRDREREKRAFSNGAVSSGKSKIWEEDEEEKPDAGMDELLAVLGYKVKSSDMADVAQKLEQLEMAMGTTMEDGITHLSTDTVHKNPSDMAGWVQSMLSSISTNFDMCNQENDVLVSGCGSSSSIIDFSQNHRTSTISDDDLRAIPGGAVFNSDSNKRHRSTTSSFSTTSSSMVTDSSATRPVVLVDSQETGVRLVHTLMACAEAVQQENLTLADQLVRHIGILAVSQSGAMRKVATYFAEALARRIYKIYPQDSMESSYTDVLQMHFYETCPYLKFAHFTANQAILEAFTGCNKVHVIDFSLKQGMQWPALMQALALRPGGPPAFRLTGIGPPQPDNTDALQQVGWKLAQLAETIGVEFEFRGFVANSLADLDATILDIRPSETEAVAINSVFELHRLLSRPGAIEKVLNSIKQINPKIVTLVEQEANHNAGVFIDRFNEALHYYSTMFDSLESSGSSSSASPTGILPQPPVNNQDLVMSEVYLGRQICNVVACEGSDRVERHETLNQWRVRMNSSGFDPVHLGSNAFKQASMLLALFAGGDGYRVEENDGCLMLGWHTRPLIATSAWKLLPDSGTGAGEVEL, via the coding sequence ATGAAGAGAGATCGAGATCGAGatcgagaaagagagaaaagagcATTCTCTAATGGTGCTGTTTCTTCAGGGAAAAGTAAGATttgggaagaagatgaagaagaaaaaccaGATGCTGGAATGGATGAGCTTTTAGCTGTTTTGGGTTATAAAGTGAAGTCGTCTGATATGGCGGATGTTGCTCAAAAACTTGAACAGCTTGAGATGGCTATGGGTACAACGATGGAAGATGGTATTACTCATCTTTCTACTGATACCGTTCATAAAAACCCATCTGATATGGCTGGTTGGGTACAAAGTATGTTATCTTCGATTTCGACAAACTTTGATATGTGTAATCAGGAAAACGATGTGCTTGTATCTGGTTgtggttcttcttcttctataatCGATTTCTCACAAAATCATCGAACAAGTACCATTTCTGATGATGATTTAAGAGCTATACCTGGTGGTGCTGTTTTCAATTCGGATAGTAATAAAAGACACAGATCAACAACTTCTAGTTTTTCAACTACATCCTCATCTATGGTGACAGATTCATCAGCAACGAGACCTGTTGTACTAGTTGATTCACAAGAAACTGGGGTTCGTCTTGTTCATACTTTAATGGCGTGTGCTGAAGCTGTACAACAAGAAAATTTAACTTTAGCGGATCAACTTGTTAGACATATTGGTATTCTTGCGGTTTCACAATCTGGTGCTATGAGAAAAGTTGCTACTTACTTTGCTGAAGCATTAGCAAGAAGAATCTACAAAATTTATCCACAAGATTCAATGGAATCATCATATACAGATGTTTTACAAATGCATTTCTATGAAACTTGCCCTTATCTCAAATTCGCTCATTTTACTGCTAATCAAGCCATTCTTGAAGCGTTTACAGGTTGTAACAAAGTTCATGTAATTGATTTCAGCTTAAAACAGGGTATGCAATGGCCTGCACTTATGCAAGCTTTAGCTTTACGCCCCGGTGGACCTCCGGCATTTAGACTCACCGGAATCGGACCTCCACAGCCGGATAACACAGATGCCTTGCAACAAGTTGGATGGAAGTTAGCTCAGTTAGCGGAAACTATTGGGGTTGAATTTGAATTCAGGGGATTTGTTGCTAATTCATTAGCAGATCTTGATGCGACTATACTTGATATAAGGCCAAGTGAAACTGAAGCAGTAGCTATAAACTCTGTTTTTGAGCTTCATCGATTGTTATCCCGGCCGGGAGCAATTGAAAAAGTGTTGAACTCTATTAAACAGATTAACCCGAAGATTGTTACTCTTGTTGAGCAAGAAGCGAATCATAACGCAGGGGTTTTTATTGATAGATTTAACGAAGCTTTGCATTATTACTCAACCATGTTTGATTCGTTAGAAAGCTCTGGGTCTTCGTCTTCAGCTTCACCAACTGGGATTCTTCCTCAACCTCCGGTGAACAATCAAGATTTGGTGATGTCGGAGGTTTATTTAGGGAGACAGATTTGTAACGTGGTGGCTTGTGAAGGTTCAGATCGAGTTGAACGACATGAAACACTGAATCAATGGAGGGTTAGGATGAACTCATCTGGGTTCGATCCGGTTCATCTGGGTTCAAATGCGTTCAAACAAGCTTCCATGCTTTTAGCTCTGTTCGCCGGCGGCGATGGTTACAGGGTGGAAGAAAACGATGGGTGTCTTATGTTGGGGTGGCATACACGGCCACTTATAGCTACCTCCGCCTGGAAGCTATTGCCGGACTCCGGCACCGGCGCCGGAGAAGTCGAGTTGTAA
- the GGPS1 gene encoding geranylgeranyl pyrophosphate synthase 1 (The RefSeq protein has 2 substitutions compared to this genomic sequence), protein MAFLATISGLDNLFLSNTPNNNFAFSRKLPPSQSYSFLHKKIHASDVANSFQTFQVKERDVSSKAEKFILPEFEFQEYMVTKAIKVNKALDEAIPMQEPIKVHEAMRYSLLAGGKRVRPILCMASCEVVGGDESLAIPAACAVEMIHTMSLVHDDLPCMDNDDLRRGKPTNHKIFGENTAVLAGDALLSLAFEHVATKTQNVPPQRVVQAIGELGSAVGSEGLVAGQIVDLASEGKQVSLTELEYIHHHKTSKLLEAAVVCGAIMGGGNEVDVERMRSYARCIGLLFQVVDDILDVTKSSDELGKTAGKDLITDKATYPKLMGLEKARQYAGELMAKAMNELSYFDYAKAAPLYHIASYIANRQN, encoded by the coding sequence ATGGCATTTTTAGCTACCATTTCTGGCCTTGACAATCTGTTCCTTTCTAATACCCCAAACAATAACTTTGCTTTCAGTAGAAAACTCCCACCAAGCCAATCTTACAGTTTCCTTCACAAGAAAATACACGCTAGCGATGTTGCGAACTCGTTCCAAACTTTTCAAGTCAAGGAACGAGATGTTTCATCCAAGGCAGAGAAATTCATCTTGCCTGAGTTTGAGTTTCAAGAATACATGGTAACGAAGGCAATCAAGGTAAACAAAGCACTAGATGAAGCAATACCAATGCAAGAGCCTATAAAAGTTCATGAAGCCATGAGGTACTCACTTCTAGCTGGAGGAAAACGTGTCCGGCCGATCCTCTGCATGGCTTCTTGTGAAGTTGTAGGAGGGGATGAATCCTTAGCTATACCTGCAGCTTGCGCAGTTGAGATGATCCATACCATGTCACTCGTCCATGATGATCTTCCCTGCATGGACAACGATGATCTACGTCGTGGCAAGCCCACGAACCATAaggtttttggagaaaacaCTGCAGTTCTTGCAGGGGATGCACTTTTATCTTTGGCCTTTGAACATGTGGCTACCAAGACTCAGAATGTGCCACCCCAAAGAGTGGTCCAAGCCATTGGGGAATTGGGTTCAGCTGTTGGCTCAGAAGGGCTCGTGGCAGGGCAAATTGTGGACTTGGCGAGTGAAGGAAAACAAGTTAGCCTAACTGAACTGGAGTACATTCACCACCATAAGACGGCGAAGCTTTTGGAGGCTGCTGTGGTTTGTGGGGCAATAATGGGGGGAGGAAATGAGGTTGATGTGGAGCGAATGAGGAGCTATGCTAGGTGCATTGGACTGTTATTTCAAGTGGTAGATGATATTCTTGATGTTACCAAGTCATCAGATGAGCTGGGAAAGACAGCGGGTAAGGACCTAATAACAGATAAGGCTACATATCCTAAGTTGATGGGGCTAGAAAAGGCTCGACAATATGCCGGTGAGCTGATGGCTAAGGCCATGAATGAGCTAAGCTACTTCGACTATGCAAAGGCAGCACCTCTTTATCATATTGCTAGTTATATTGCAAATCGACAGAATTGA
- the LOC101258811 gene encoding F-box/FBD/LRR-repeat protein At1g13570 isoform X3: MNQDETRCVIEGDSEDRISGLPKNVIDHILEFIPVKDAARTSILSRKWRYIWATFPELVLDNGFRQNFIGKLKSDFTEAVNCILLLHMGDIVKFVLDTKGVFTAKSSYAIIDRWILYVTRNGVKMLTLRTSNDDTYTLPLSIFNCSTLTYLELSNCVFKPPNPFIGFQNLIALHLKGTTFVPATSFCVIKAPLLAKLDLILCRGTQYLNIVSPGLKFLVFRDSHSYLVLDCFMNCKNITLLKLEFNGVVDDRTNDKRSTLEKLLVSSPALEPSTLSCLWHLHLGVDFSKMCHISYVLQLIKSSPNLRKLHISVHATSDDAEAILKYLDTPSCLEQPLDKLEHVAINCFSSSKAELLFVKLLLSRSPSLLKMCIDQLADIDIDIALELMRFPRASPRAELFYSRYKDNSVI, translated from the exons ATGAATCAAG ATGAAACAAGATGTGTCATTGAAGGTGATAGTGAAGATAGAATCAGTGGTTTACCAAAAAATGTTATTGATCATATCCTTGAGTTCATACCAGTTAAAGATGCAGCAAGAACTAGTATTTTGTCTCGAAAGTGGAGATATATTTGGGCGACTTTTCCAGAGCTGGTGCTGGATAACGGCTTCCGTCAAAATTTTATAGGAAAGCTCAAATCCGACTTCACAGAAGCGGTAAATTGTATTCTGTTACTGCATATGGGGGACATTGTGAAGTTTGTTCTTGACACGAAAGGAGTTTTTACTGCAAAATCTTCATATGCAATTATCGATAGATGGATTCTTTATGTCACTAGAAATGGAGTCAAGATGCTAACTCTTCGCACTTCAAATGATGATACCTATACTCTGCCCttatctatttttaattgttcAACCTTGACATATTTGGAACTTTCTAACTGTGTCTTCAAACCACCCAATCCCTTTATTGGTTTTCAGAATCTTATTGCCCTTCATCTCAAAGGGACAACCTTTGTGCCAGCCACATCGTTTTGTGTTATCAAGGCTCCCCTTCTTGCCAAATTGGATTTGATCTTGTGTCGTGGTACGCAATACCTAAACATTGTTTCACCAGGACTGAAGTTCCTGGTCTTTCGTGATAGTCACTCATATCTCGTGCTAGATTGCTTTATGAACTGCAAGAATATAACACTGTTAAAGCTTGAATTTAACGGAGTGGTTGATGATCGAACAAATGATAAAAGATCAACTTTGGAGAAGCTTCTTGTTAGCTCTCCTGCACTTGAG CCTTCTACACTCAGCTGCTTGTGGCATCTACATTTAGGTGTAGACTTCAGCAAAATGTGTCACATTTCTTATGTCCTGCAGTTAATTAAGAGTTCCCCCAATTTGAGGAAACTCCATATTTcg GTCCATGCTACCAGTGACGATGCCGAAGCAATCTTGAAGTATCTTGATACACCATCCTGCCTGGAACAACCACTCGACAAGCTAGAGCACGTTGCCATCAACTGTTTTAGTAGTTCAAAAGCTGAACTGCTTTTTGTAAAGCTATTGCTTTCTCGCAGTCCATCTCTTTTAAAGATGTGCATTGACCAGCTTGCAGATATAGACATTGATATTGCCTTAGAATTGATGCGTTTCCCCAGGGCATCTCCAAGAGCAGAGCTATTCTATTCTCGATACAAGGATAACTCTGTGATTTGA
- the DHAR2 gene encoding dehydroascorbate reductase: MSTAKITPSAASFATSIKHLAGIQLPRCQSTIFTSNSTKFRAPRRGFTVSMAASIETPLEVCVKQSITTPNKLGDCPFTQRVLLTLEEKHLPYDMKFVDLSNKPDWFLKISPEGKVPLIKLDEKWVPDSDVISQALEEKFPKPPLTTPPEKASVGSKIFPKFVAFLKSKDSGDGTEQALLDELTAFNDYLKENGPFINGNEVSAADLSLGPKLYHLEIALGNYKNWSIPDSLSYMKSYMKSIFSRESFINTRALKEDVIEGWRPKVMG; encoded by the exons ATGTCGACCGCAAAGATAACACCGTCAGCTGCTTCATTTGCGACTTCTATCAAACACCTTGCGGGCATTCAACTACCTCGATGCCAAAGCACCATTTTTACCTCCAATTCCACGAAGTTCAGAGCACCCAGAAGAGGTTTTACTGTATCAATGGCGGCTTCAATCGAAACCCCTCTTGAAGTATGCGTCAAACAATCAATTACAACTCCTAACAAGCTCGGTGACT GCCCATTCACCCAGAGGGTTTTGCTTACGTTGGAGGAGAAACACCTTCCATATGACATGAAGTTTGTTGACTTGAGTAACAAGCCTGACTG GTTTTTGAAGATAAGCCCTGAAGGTAAAGTTCCTCTTATTAAGCTTGACGAGAAATGGGTGCCAGATTCAGATGTCATCTCACAGGCACTGGAGGAGAAGTTCCCCAAACCTCCGCTGACAACTCCTCCTGAGAAGGCTTCCGT CGGATCAAAGATTTTCCCCAAGTTTGTTGCTTTCCTGAAAAGCAAAGACTCCGGTGATGGAACAGAGCAGGCTTTACTTGATGAGCTGACAGCTTTCAATGATTACCTTAAAGAAAAT GGTCCATTTATCAACGGAAATGAGGTATCTGCTGCTGATTTGTCGCTTGGACCAAAGCTATATCATTTAGAAATAGCTTTGGGGAACTATAAGAATTGGTCTATTCCAGATTCACTTTCCTACATGAAATCATACATGAAG AGTATATTCTCCAGGGAATCATTCATCAACACGCGGGCACTAAAAGAGGATGTCATTGAGGGTTGGCGACCAAAAGTCATGGGTTAG
- the LOC101258811 gene encoding F-box/FBD/LRR-repeat protein At1g13570 isoform X1 produces the protein MNQDETRCVIEGDSEDRISGLPKNVIDHILEFIPVKDAARTSILSRKWRYIWATFPELVLDNGFRQNFIGKLKSDFTEAVNCILLLHMGDIVKFVLDTKGVFTAKSSYAIIDRWILYVTRNGVKMLTLRTSNDDTYTLPLSIFNCSTLTYLELSNCVFKPPNPFIGFQNLIALHLKGTTFVPATSFCVIKAPLLAKLDLILCRGTQYLNIVSPGLKFLVFRDSHSYLVLDCFMNCKNITLLKLEFNGVVDDRTNDKRSTLEKLLVSSPALELLSARIVPNLQPSTLSCLWHLHLGVDFSKMCHISYVLQLIKSSPNLRKLHISVHATSDDAEAILKYLDTPSCLEQPLDKLEHVAINCFSSSKAELLFVKLLLSRSPSLLKMCIDQLADIDIDIALELMRFPRASPRAELFYSRYKDNSVI, from the exons ATGAATCAAG ATGAAACAAGATGTGTCATTGAAGGTGATAGTGAAGATAGAATCAGTGGTTTACCAAAAAATGTTATTGATCATATCCTTGAGTTCATACCAGTTAAAGATGCAGCAAGAACTAGTATTTTGTCTCGAAAGTGGAGATATATTTGGGCGACTTTTCCAGAGCTGGTGCTGGATAACGGCTTCCGTCAAAATTTTATAGGAAAGCTCAAATCCGACTTCACAGAAGCGGTAAATTGTATTCTGTTACTGCATATGGGGGACATTGTGAAGTTTGTTCTTGACACGAAAGGAGTTTTTACTGCAAAATCTTCATATGCAATTATCGATAGATGGATTCTTTATGTCACTAGAAATGGAGTCAAGATGCTAACTCTTCGCACTTCAAATGATGATACCTATACTCTGCCCttatctatttttaattgttcAACCTTGACATATTTGGAACTTTCTAACTGTGTCTTCAAACCACCCAATCCCTTTATTGGTTTTCAGAATCTTATTGCCCTTCATCTCAAAGGGACAACCTTTGTGCCAGCCACATCGTTTTGTGTTATCAAGGCTCCCCTTCTTGCCAAATTGGATTTGATCTTGTGTCGTGGTACGCAATACCTAAACATTGTTTCACCAGGACTGAAGTTCCTGGTCTTTCGTGATAGTCACTCATATCTCGTGCTAGATTGCTTTATGAACTGCAAGAATATAACACTGTTAAAGCTTGAATTTAACGGAGTGGTTGATGATCGAACAAATGATAAAAGATCAACTTTGGAGAAGCTTCTTGTTAGCTCTCCTGCACTTGAG CTTTTGAGTGCACGCATTGTTCCGAATTTGCAGCCTTCTACACTCAGCTGCTTGTGGCATCTACATTTAGGTGTAGACTTCAGCAAAATGTGTCACATTTCTTATGTCCTGCAGTTAATTAAGAGTTCCCCCAATTTGAGGAAACTCCATATTTcg GTCCATGCTACCAGTGACGATGCCGAAGCAATCTTGAAGTATCTTGATACACCATCCTGCCTGGAACAACCACTCGACAAGCTAGAGCACGTTGCCATCAACTGTTTTAGTAGTTCAAAAGCTGAACTGCTTTTTGTAAAGCTATTGCTTTCTCGCAGTCCATCTCTTTTAAAGATGTGCATTGACCAGCTTGCAGATATAGACATTGATATTGCCTTAGAATTGATGCGTTTCCCCAGGGCATCTCCAAGAGCAGAGCTATTCTATTCTCGATACAAGGATAACTCTGTGATTTGA
- the LOC101258811 gene encoding F-box/FBD/LRR-repeat protein At1g13570 isoform X2, which translates to MNQDETRCVIEGDSEDRISGLPKNVIDHILEFIPVKDAARTSILSRKWRYIWATFPELVLDNGFRQNFIGKLKSDFTEAVNCILLLHMGDIVKFVLDTKGVFTAKSSYAIIDRWILYVTRNGVKMLTLRTSNDDTYTLPLSIFNCSTLTYLELSNCVFKPPNPFIGFQNLIALHLKGTTFVPATSFCVIKAPLLAKLDLILCRGTQYLNIVSPGLKFLVFRDSHSYLVLDCFMNCKNITLLKLEFNGVVDDRTNDKRSTLEKLLVSSPALEVLRLDSFFVEPSTLSCLWHLHLGVDFSKMCHISYVLQLIKSSPNLRKLHISVHATSDDAEAILKYLDTPSCLEQPLDKLEHVAINCFSSSKAELLFVKLLLSRSPSLLKMCIDQLADIDIDIALELMRFPRASPRAELFYSRYKDNSVI; encoded by the exons ATGAATCAAG ATGAAACAAGATGTGTCATTGAAGGTGATAGTGAAGATAGAATCAGTGGTTTACCAAAAAATGTTATTGATCATATCCTTGAGTTCATACCAGTTAAAGATGCAGCAAGAACTAGTATTTTGTCTCGAAAGTGGAGATATATTTGGGCGACTTTTCCAGAGCTGGTGCTGGATAACGGCTTCCGTCAAAATTTTATAGGAAAGCTCAAATCCGACTTCACAGAAGCGGTAAATTGTATTCTGTTACTGCATATGGGGGACATTGTGAAGTTTGTTCTTGACACGAAAGGAGTTTTTACTGCAAAATCTTCATATGCAATTATCGATAGATGGATTCTTTATGTCACTAGAAATGGAGTCAAGATGCTAACTCTTCGCACTTCAAATGATGATACCTATACTCTGCCCttatctatttttaattgttcAACCTTGACATATTTGGAACTTTCTAACTGTGTCTTCAAACCACCCAATCCCTTTATTGGTTTTCAGAATCTTATTGCCCTTCATCTCAAAGGGACAACCTTTGTGCCAGCCACATCGTTTTGTGTTATCAAGGCTCCCCTTCTTGCCAAATTGGATTTGATCTTGTGTCGTGGTACGCAATACCTAAACATTGTTTCACCAGGACTGAAGTTCCTGGTCTTTCGTGATAGTCACTCATATCTCGTGCTAGATTGCTTTATGAACTGCAAGAATATAACACTGTTAAAGCTTGAATTTAACGGAGTGGTTGATGATCGAACAAATGATAAAAGATCAACTTTGGAGAAGCTTCTTGTTAGCTCTCCTGCACTTGAGGTACTCCGTTTAGATTCATTCTTTGTTGAG CCTTCTACACTCAGCTGCTTGTGGCATCTACATTTAGGTGTAGACTTCAGCAAAATGTGTCACATTTCTTATGTCCTGCAGTTAATTAAGAGTTCCCCCAATTTGAGGAAACTCCATATTTcg GTCCATGCTACCAGTGACGATGCCGAAGCAATCTTGAAGTATCTTGATACACCATCCTGCCTGGAACAACCACTCGACAAGCTAGAGCACGTTGCCATCAACTGTTTTAGTAGTTCAAAAGCTGAACTGCTTTTTGTAAAGCTATTGCTTTCTCGCAGTCCATCTCTTTTAAAGATGTGCATTGACCAGCTTGCAGATATAGACATTGATATTGCCTTAGAATTGATGCGTTTCCCCAGGGCATCTCCAAGAGCAGAGCTATTCTATTCTCGATACAAGGATAACTCTGTGATTTGA